One genomic segment of Halalkalicoccus tibetensis includes these proteins:
- a CDS encoding 50S ribosomal protein L2 yields the protein MGRRIRGQRRGRGGSVFRAPSHRYKAELSHRKAEDDDLLRGTVVGIEHDPARSAPVADVEFDDGDRRLVLVPEGISTGEEIQIGISAEIKAGNTLPLAEIPEGVPVCNVESKPGDGGRFARASGVNATLITHDRDAAVVQLPSGEVKRLSPDCRATIGVVAGGGRTEKPMVKAGSKHHKMKSRGTKWPRVRGVAMNAVDHPFGGGGRQHPGKPKSVSRDAPPGRKVGDISSRRTGRGGNK from the coding sequence GGACGGCGAATCAGAGGCCAGCGACGTGGCCGCGGCGGTTCGGTGTTCCGAGCACCCTCGCACCGGTACAAGGCGGAGCTCTCCCACCGGAAGGCCGAGGACGACGACCTGCTTCGGGGGACCGTGGTCGGCATCGAGCACGACCCCGCACGCAGCGCGCCCGTCGCGGACGTCGAGTTCGACGACGGCGACCGTCGTCTCGTGCTCGTCCCCGAGGGGATCAGCACGGGCGAGGAGATCCAGATCGGGATCTCGGCGGAGATCAAGGCCGGCAACACGCTGCCGCTGGCGGAGATCCCCGAGGGCGTCCCGGTCTGTAACGTCGAATCGAAGCCCGGCGACGGCGGTCGGTTCGCACGGGCCAGCGGCGTCAACGCGACGCTCATCACCCACGACCGCGACGCCGCGGTCGTCCAGCTCCCCAGCGGCGAGGTCAAGCGGCTCTCGCCCGACTGCCGGGCGACGATCGGCGTGGTCGCGGGTGGCGGCCGGACCGAGAAGCCGATGGTCAAGGCCGGGAGCAAGCATCACAAGATGAAGTCGCGCGGGACCAAGTGGCCCCGCGTGCGCGGCGTCGCGATGAACGCCGTCGACCACCCGTTCGGCGGCGGCGGCCGCCAGCACCCCGGCAAACCCAAGAGCGTCTCGCGGGACGCGCCGCCGGGACGGAAGGTCGGCGACATCTCGTCGCGACGCACCGGCAGAGGTGGGAACAAATGA
- a CDS encoding 30S ribosomal protein S19 encodes MSSSDYRTGQEGEFTFRGHTLEELQAMELEEVAELLPARQRRSIERGLSIEKQKLLEKAEERGPEETANDPIRTHLRDVPIVPAFVNLTFEVYNGQEFERVRVEPEMLGHYLGEFQLTRQSVEHGQAGIGATRSSKFVPLK; translated from the coding sequence ATGAGTTCGTCAGATTACAGAACCGGCCAGGAGGGCGAGTTCACCTTCCGTGGTCACACGCTCGAGGAGCTGCAGGCAATGGAGCTCGAGGAAGTCGCGGAACTGCTGCCCGCCCGCCAGCGGCGGAGCATCGAACGCGGCCTCTCGATCGAGAAGCAGAAACTGCTCGAGAAGGCCGAGGAGCGGGGCCCCGAGGAGACGGCGAACGACCCGATCCGCACGCACCTGCGTGACGTGCCGATCGTGCCGGCGTTCGTCAACCTGACCTTCGAGGTCTACAACGGCCAGGAGTTCGAGCGCGTCCGGGTCGAACCCGAGATGCTCGGACATTACCTCGGCGAGTTCCAGCTCACGCGCCAGTCCGTCGAACACGGGCAGGCCGGGATCGGCGCGACCCGTTCCTCGAAGTTCGTGCCACTGAAATGA
- a CDS encoding 50S ribosomal protein L22, which yields MGISYSVDADPETTAKAMLRERPMSHKHSKEVAREIKGKTAGEAIEYLEAVVAEERSVPFKSHNSNVGHRNDIDGWDAGRYPNKVSKAFIELLENAVGNADHQGFDGEAMEIMHVAAHKVGESPGRKPRAMGRATAWNTPEVDVELILEDPEEDN from the coding sequence ATGGGAATCAGCTACAGCGTGGACGCGGATCCGGAGACGACGGCGAAAGCCATGCTTCGGGAGCGTCCCATGAGCCACAAGCACAGCAAGGAGGTCGCACGCGAGATCAAGGGCAAGACCGCCGGCGAGGCCATCGAGTACCTCGAAGCGGTCGTCGCCGAGGAGCGGTCGGTGCCCTTCAAATCGCACAACTCGAACGTCGGCCACCGAAACGACATCGACGGCTGGGACGCCGGGCGCTACCCGAACAAGGTCTCGAAGGCGTTCATCGAGCTGCTCGAGAACGCCGTCGGGAACGCCGATCACCAGGGCTTCGACGGCGAGGCGATGGAGATCATGCACGTCGCCGCCCACAAGGTCGGCGAGTCGCCCGGCCGGAAGCCCCGAGCGATGGGCCGCGCAACGGCGTGGAACACCCCGGAGGTCGACGTCGAACTGATCCTCGAAGACCCGGAGGAGGACAACTAA
- a CDS encoding 30S ribosomal protein S3, which produces MADEHQFIENGMQRSQIDEFFATELERAGYGGMEVAKTPMGTQIVLKAEKPGMVIGKGGKNIRKVTTQLEERFDLDDPQIDVQEVDEPDLNAQIVADRLGNALERGWYFRKAGHTTIDRIMDAGALGAEIVLSGKVTGARSRVEKFNRGYIKHNGEPAQEIVDHGQGTAVMKLGTIGVDVKIIPPGARLPDDFEIHEDADVEDLIADTADTDEGVEELLDDVADEVPEEEQVAETADADGEVEAPEIDEEVVEEEPVDEEIVEEVSEEIEEEDAADAEESELDEDIESEAADLVAEMEAEEDDS; this is translated from the coding sequence ATGGCAGACGAACACCAGTTCATCGAAAACGGGATGCAGCGCTCCCAGATCGACGAGTTCTTCGCGACCGAGCTCGAGCGCGCCGGCTACGGCGGCATGGAGGTCGCGAAGACCCCGATGGGAACCCAGATCGTCCTCAAGGCCGAGAAGCCCGGCATGGTGATCGGCAAGGGCGGGAAGAACATCCGGAAGGTCACGACCCAGCTCGAGGAGCGGTTCGACCTCGACGACCCCCAGATCGACGTTCAGGAGGTCGACGAGCCCGATCTGAACGCCCAGATCGTCGCCGACCGGCTCGGGAACGCCCTCGAACGAGGGTGGTACTTCCGGAAGGCCGGCCACACGACGATCGACCGGATCATGGACGCCGGCGCGCTCGGCGCCGAGATCGTCCTGTCGGGCAAAGTCACGGGCGCGCGCTCGCGCGTCGAGAAGTTCAACCGTGGCTACATCAAGCACAACGGCGAGCCCGCCCAGGAGATCGTCGACCACGGGCAGGGCACCGCCGTGATGAAGCTCGGCACGATCGGCGTCGACGTCAAGATCATCCCGCCGGGCGCACGACTGCCCGACGACTTCGAGATCCACGAGGACGCCGACGTCGAGGACCTGATCGCCGACACCGCCGACACCGACGAGGGCGTCGAGGAGCTCCTCGACGACGTCGCCGACGAGGTGCCCGAGGAGGAGCAGGTCGCCGAGACGGCCGACGCCGACGGCGAGGTCGAGGCCCCCGAGATCGACGAGGAGGTCGTCGAGGAGGAGCCCGTCGACGAGGAGATCGTCGAGGAGGTCAGCGAGGAGATCGAGGAAGAGGACGCGGCCGACGCCGAGGAGAGCGAACTCGACGAGGACATCGAGTCCGAGGCCGCCGACCTGGTCGCGGAGATGGAAGCCGAGGAGGACGATAGCTGA
- the rpmC gene encoding 50S ribosomal protein L29, with product MAILHTDEIRDMTPAEREAEVEELETELLNMKAVKAAGGAPENPGRIGELKRTIARVKTIRREEGDLEDEE from the coding sequence ATGGCGATCCTCCACACCGACGAGATCCGCGACATGACGCCCGCCGAGCGCGAGGCCGAAGTCGAGGAGCTCGAGACGGAGCTGCTGAACATGAAGGCCGTCAAGGCCGCGGGTGGCGCACCCGAGAACCCCGGACGGATCGGGGAGCTGAAACGCACGATCGCCCGCGTCAAGACGATCCGACGCGAGGAAGGCGATCTCGAGGACGAGGAGTAA
- a CDS encoding ribonuclease P protein component 1 gives MALTPETIARHELNGLCVRVVAADSPDSVGIAGRVVQESEKTLVIRDARDKRVPKSGTTFEFRLDATDEAAGPRKGAGTAGKHDCDPAAYVTVDGDRLLSRPARRTETTGDSPWR, from the coding sequence ATGGCACTCACACCCGAGACGATCGCGCGACACGAGCTCAACGGCCTGTGCGTACGGGTCGTTGCCGCCGACAGTCCCGACTCCGTCGGGATCGCCGGCCGTGTCGTCCAGGAGAGCGAGAAGACCCTCGTGATCCGCGACGCTCGGGACAAGCGAGTGCCGAAATCGGGCACGACGTTCGAGTTCCGACTCGACGCCACAGATGAAGCCGCGGGTCCCCGCAAGGGGGCCGGGACCGCCGGGAAACACGACTGCGACCCGGCGGCCTACGTTACGGTGGATGGCGACAGACTGCTCTCACGACCCGCCCGACGCACCGAAACCACAGGTGATTCACCATGGCGATAG
- a CDS encoding 30S ribosomal protein S17, which yields MAIGLDVETPPEPDDPDYDYEKCPFYGELPVRGQVLEGIVASADMDKTVIVEREYDVFVPKYDRYMKRRSRVPAHVPGVLDHVSVGDRVKIAETRPLSKTKSHVLVEVTEDELELGPVDPTEAADEAEGDVEGDVTTEAQAGEQ from the coding sequence ATGGCGATAGGATTAGACGTAGAAACACCACCAGAACCGGACGATCCGGACTATGATTACGAGAAGTGTCCGTTCTACGGCGAGCTCCCCGTTCGAGGTCAGGTCCTCGAGGGGATCGTCGCGAGCGCGGACATGGACAAGACCGTGATCGTCGAGCGAGAGTACGACGTCTTTGTGCCGAAATACGATCGGTACATGAAGCGTCGATCGCGCGTCCCGGCCCACGTGCCGGGCGTGCTCGATCACGTCTCGGTCGGCGATCGCGTGAAGATAGCAGAGACACGACCCCTCTCGAAGACCAAGAGCCACGTGCTCGTCGAGGTCACCGAGGACGAGCTCGAGCTCGGCCCCGTCGACCCGACTGAGGCGGCCGACGAGGCCGAAGGCGACGTCGAAGGGGACGTAACCACCGAAGCACAAGCGGGTGAGCAGTGA
- a CDS encoding 50S ribosomal protein L14: protein MEALKADVTKGLSKGALINCADNSGARELKLLSVSGYSGVKNRQPQAGVGDKVTVSVTKGTPEMRRQILEAIVIRQRKSIRRPDGTRVKFEDNAAVIVDDAEDPRGTEIKGPIAREVAERFGSVASTATMIV from the coding sequence ATGGAGGCGCTGAAGGCCGACGTCACGAAGGGCCTCTCGAAGGGCGCGCTCATCAACTGTGCGGACAACAGCGGCGCCCGCGAGCTGAAGCTGCTCAGCGTCTCGGGCTACTCGGGCGTGAAGAACCGCCAGCCCCAGGCCGGCGTCGGTGACAAGGTCACCGTCTCGGTCACGAAGGGGACCCCCGAGATGCGCCGCCAGATCCTCGAGGCGATCGTCATCCGCCAGCGGAAATCGATCCGCCGGCCCGACGGCACGCGCGTGAAGTTCGAGGACAACGCGGCCGTCATCGTCGACGACGCGGAGGACCCCCGCGGGACGGAGATCAAGGGGCCGATCGCGCGCGAGGTCGCAGAACGCTTCGGAAGCGTCGCCAGCACGGCGACGATGATCGTATAG